Within the Zea mays cultivar B73 chromosome 10, Zm-B73-REFERENCE-NAM-5.0, whole genome shotgun sequence genome, the region TACATGGAGCATCTGATGTCGGACGACACAGATATGTGATGTAAACCAAACAAATATAAATATATTAGGTTCAGATATAGGACGGATGATTCCGGACGCCGTTGTCCGGCAAACCAAACACGTTGTTAAGTATGTGTTTGAAACCACtaagttttttttttaaaaaaagtgtTCTATCAGTTTATGTCACAGTTTATAGAAATATTTAATTctcagtttcttaaaaaccaagaagTTGGTCTATCCTATCTAAAAGATAAAAATTGGATGCTTCCAAACATGAGCAAAGTCATAAGGTTTAGAGGTTAggatttatgttttgctatggacAAGGAGACGACGACGGGCCAAGGGTGACGAGTGAGCCGCATGGGAGGAAGAGGAGCAACCAGGGTTCACGTTTTGTTTTCTGTTTTCACTGTTCCGAAATTTGACTTTTGTATTTTTAAATTTGGAACCGAAATAGCGTAGAAACTGGAGCGAGAAATGCATCTCGGACGTGACGTGAACGAGAAACAGATAGTTCGCGGTTTATTGCCCTTACCGAGCGAGAGCCGAGAAGTGAATCCCTAGCTAGGAGCAAAACACCATTGATATGAAGAAGGAAGACAGAGCGGTAAAGAGATCAGAGAGAGATTAATTAAGAAAACAAAAAAGTAGTAAACCTATTGATCAGATAGTAATCTGTATATTTGGGAGTGTGATATTAGTGGACTGCAGAAACATCTCCTAATAATCTGAACAAAAAAGTATATTAGGCTAGTCCATTACTACTTTATTTTGCGGGAGTTGTATAGAGAAATTGTTCAAGATGCTCTCTCTCATTAAAAAAAATGTAAACTATGACACGGAATAGGAATAGGGCAAAAAGAAAACCTTCAAAACCAAGTCACCATTACTGTTGCCGCACCTATCTCGGTGCGTCATGGAAATGCTCAAGCTCTGCCTCCAAGCAAAGCAAAGCCAAGCCCGCCCACCCGCTGGCACGTGGGCTCCGTGTGCCAACAGTAGTTGGCAGCAGTTGGTCGTTTGATTGGCAAGCACACACACGAGCTTCACTTCAGCTGATTCCACTCCCCTTGCTCGAGGTCTTGCTCAGTCCCGCGCGCCAACCCAAGTCCGAAGTGCTGCAGTTCACAACTCCGTCCACCCACCTACAGCTACAACTAGCCGGAAACACTACACTGGAGCTCTCTCTCAATCAGCATGCCGCGCGTCCACGACCGCCCACCGCCACCCATGACTCCTCTGccgctccacctccaccacctccTTCTCGCGCTACTTGCAGCATCAGCCGCGCAGGCCACCGACCCCAGCGGCTGCGGCGGGGGCGAGGACCGCTGCGGCGACCTCGTCCTCCCGTACCCTTTCCATCTCAACTCTTCGTGTGCCAGCGCCGGAGGCGCCAACTCCTCCCTCTTCCGCCTCTCCTGCAACGCCAGCGGCAGCGCCACCCTCACCCTCGCGCTCGGCTCCGCCACATTCCGggtcctcgccttcctgccctcaGGGTCGCTCCTCCTCGACTACGCCCCAGCTGCGTCGAAGTCCCCGTGCGACGCGGCCTACGCCGCCTTCTCGCGCCCTTCCTCGCCGGCGACCGCGCTCGACGCCGCGCCCTTCCTGGCCGTGACGCCGGCCAACGTGCTCCGCCTCTACGCCTGCGAGGACTCCTCCCTCTGCCGCGCCGGCTGCGACGACGTCGCGACCTGCGGCGGCAGGTCTGGGTGCTGCTACCCGCTCTCGGACGGCAGCGTCTGGAAGCCCGGGAACGGACTGGGCGTTTTCGCTGACTACGGGTGCCGGGGCTTCTCGAGCTGGGTCAGGAACCggtcgtcggcggcggcgggggcggcACGCGGGGTCGTGAGAGGGGTCGAGGTCGAGTGGGCCGTGCCGAGGGGCAGCGCCATGGCGAAATGCGCGGATGGCGCGGCGCTCGTGAATGCCACGGCGCTGCACGACGGCGTGCGGTGCGCGTGCGCGGCGGGCCTCGTCGGGGACGGCTTCGCGCAGGGCACTGGCTGCACCAAAGGCACCTGTAAGTACAAAAGTGCACACGGTTCTACTCGTGCGATCGATCTGTCACGTCGACCTATCACCTGAAAACACGTACGCATCTGTTGTGTACATACACTACACAGCCTGCAGCAATGGTGGTGGTGAGCATGCAAGTGACGGCAGGGATTGTTGCCAGGGACGGTTCTGCTCCAGGAAGGCAGTCGTCCTTGCTGGTACGCTGCCATGGCACATTGCTCCAGTACGTACGTGCGGAGACCTTTTTCCTGTGTTTGCTGACTTCGTCTTCGTTCACAGGATTTTTCGTTTCGCTCTTCTTCCTGGCGGCGGCGGTCTCGTTCTGGCTCTTCCTGAGGCAGCCTTCAAAGGAAAGCCGCCGGTGGGACCTCGACCCGGCGTGCATCCCCAAGATCCTGCGGAGCGTGTGCGACGCGAGGCagttcacgtacgagcagctggaGGAAGCGACGAGGAGGGTCGACGGCGAGAAGGCCGTGGACACCGCCGACGACGGCGCGGTCCACGCCGGCGTGCTCGACGACGGGTCCCTGGTGGCGGTGCAGAGGATCGGCTACGAGACGCAGGGGAGGCTGAGGCTGGTCCTGGACCGGATGGAGCTCCTGTCGGAGATCTCGCACCCGAGCATCGCGCGCGTCGTGGGCTTCTGCCTCGACTCCAGCAGCAACGCGCTGCTGCTGGTGCACGAGCACTTCGCGGGGGGCACGCTGGAGGAGCACCTGCGCCAGGTGAGGCGCCGCGTCGTCCTCAGCTGGTACCACCGGGtcaacatcgccatcgagctcgcCAGCGCGCTCACGTACCTGCAGGCGCACGAGGCGGCCCCGACCTTCCTGCACGACCTCAGGTCCAGCGACATCTTCCTGGACGCCGGCTTCACCGCCAAGATCGCCGGCTACAAGCTCACGGGCCCGGGCCCGGCGACGGCGTGCTGCTCCGCCGCCGCGTCGTCGTGTGAGCAGGACGTCGTGTGCAACTTCGGCCACCTCTTGGTCGAGCTGCTGACGGGGCTGAGGCAGCAGGTCCCGCTGGACTCGGTGGCGCCCAAGGTGAGGGAAGGGCGGGTCCACGAGGTCATCGACCCGacgcttctgtcgtcgggtggtgGGAATGGGAAGCAGCTCCCGGCCTCGCACGACGAGGTGAGGAAGGTGTTCGAGCTCGCCGTCCGCTGCCTGTCCTGCGCCGAGACCGGCCTGTGCATGCTCGCCGTCGCCAAGGAGCTGATGCACATTCTGAGGGACAACAACGGGAGCAGCAGCAAGATCGAGATCTCCCTCGAGGAGACGTTCTCTAGCTCCAGCCTGCTGCAGATGATCTCCATGTCGCCGGAGACACTGCACCACCATCTTCCTTAATTAGCCAGTCCGATGGTCCGCTTGTTAATATCCAGAGCAGAGCAGGTCTCCGCAATCAAACAGCTCTGCTGCTCCCAAGTCCTTGTGCTCTGCCTGCGGAGACGCGTTACGCTGCAGTCAATGCGATAATGTTTATGGCTCCCGAGAATTTCCGTCTGAATTATGTAACATGGCTCCAGTACATAGTGGCGCGCGAAAAAATTTCTTGGAGAAGGCGGCTGTTGCAATCTTTACGGACATGGAGTACGGACACTTGCGATCTTTTACTTGCACCGATACGTGCAATTTCCGTCAGAGCCATGAGACAACCGTGCACAATAACTTAGGCAACAGAGACAAAATAGTTTGAATCAAATTTTATGAAACTCGAGCTCAGGTTCAGTAAAGTACGTACAGGAAGTCCATCGTATGATTCGCCATGTCTCCAGAGATTGCATTGAAAGCCATATTACGGATCTATCGGTATATATGTATGGTCTAGATCAAAGTGATAGATAAAAAAAAGCACTTTAGAAACGGTAGCAGAAATCACGATAGGGCACGCTTACTTAAGCCTTAACAAATTAACCTTTTCCAGTGGCTTTGTTCAGTCTCTAGCAATAAGAGCATAGTGTATGTTTTGTCGTCAGAACCTTGAATAGCATAAGGAGATAGAAGATATACACCATAAAATTTCTGAGGGAAAGAGTAGAAAAAGAAGAGAACGTCAAGGACAAGAAAAATCTATATGCCTGCATCGGCAACTCTCTAATAAGCTTCACGGATTTCACATTTGAGCGCTGCGCATTTTAGCTTTTCAGAATATGACGTGTTTAGCTTTTTTTAGTTTGCGATGTTGTTACGACTCTTCGTATATAAAAAGTGCAAAAACAAGTTTCACAGTTATCATCACTTCTGCCTAGCCTTTGTCACACACTTTTGTGTTGGGTTATACTCTCTCTGTCCTAAAATAAAGTTCGTTTTAGGAATTTACTGGATTCACACAATActtgatgtatgtgttttataCGTGTCTAGATTCATCTTCATCCATTTGAAGATAGGCATAAAAATCGAGAACTAAAACGATTACTATTTTGGAACGGAAGGAGTATATAATATGCGCTTGTGTCATTGCTGAAGACGAAAGGGCAATCAATATCGATTGGAAACCGGCTACAGTATCGGATTCCCAATAAATACTGGCAATCGGGACTAAAGACGTCAATCTTTAGATCTAGTTGCACTGAATGGTACTAAACATATACCTTTAGTATCGGTTCTTGACACAAACCGGTATAAAAAGTCTATCTTTAGTACAAAGCATCTGATGCCACATCAATCGAGGATACGACATAAGAAATTGTTAGTTCACCTCGCCTTCCCAAGCATGGTAATGTTGTTCTCTATATGCAAATCCCTCTCTTTCTCGTAAGAATGAGATAAAGGTAGAGTAAAAAAGTCAAATCACACCATCTCTATAATAAGCAAATGCCTTTTTCTTGGAGTTTGTCAGAATTATTTGCAATAAAATATTGGCTACAATCGAGGAGGTCTTATCAATCAAATTTATATTTATACGAGATCTAGGGATACTTCCCAACCCATTCTATATATAATTCTTTTCATTATATCACAAAATAACATAAAAACAAAACATTCTATTCTTACAAATCAATCCATATGCTCTAAATGGATAAGAGAGTTATAGATTTTCAGCTCAACTTAAATTGTCTTCTTTTCCTTCTATTTGGACAGGAAAAGAATAGATATGAAAAGAGAATATATAGAACTAGAACTTTTTTAAAGCGTATCAGTCGACCTGGCTTACGAACTTATGCCAACTATCAAGGAGTTCCTAAGATTTTGGGTGGAATGGGAATTGCTATTCTTTCTACTTCTCGAGGTATAATGACAGGGCAAGAATCAGTACTAAAGGGGAACGTTAGTACCATTTTTTTAAGAACCGCTACTAAAGTGAATTTTCATTTTACATACCTAAAAATTTATATGATGGATATTTAATATATATGAATATTAATTAATATGTCTACATAAAAATGTACTAGCAAATTCTTTCCAACGAGGCATATATACAAATAGTAATAATAGTTCTTTCTAATGGGACATATGTCTAAAGTTATAAGTAGTATAGTAATATATAGAAATATTAATATGTGTACATTAATTTATAC harbors:
- the LOC100281092 gene encoding ATP binding protein precursor, whose product is MPRVHDRPPPPMTPLPLHLHHLLLALLAASAAQATDPSGCGGGEDRCGDLVLPYPFHLNSSCASAGGANSSLFRLSCNASGSATLTLALGSATFRVLAFLPSGSLLLDYAPAASKSPCDAAYAAFSRPSSPATALDAAPFLAVTPANVLRLYACEDSSLCRAGCDDVATCGGRSGCCYPLSDGSVWKPGNGLGVFADYGCRGFSSWVRNRSSAAAGAARGVVRGVEVEWAVPRGSAMAKCADGAALVNATALHDGVRCACAAGLVGDGFAQGTGCTKGTSCSNGGGEHASDGRDCCQGRFCSRKAVVLAGFFVSLFFLAAAVSFWLFLRQPSKESRRWDLDPACIPKILRSVCDARQFTYEQLEEATRRVDGEKAVDTADDGAVHAGVLDDGSLVAVQRIGYETQGRLRLVLDRMELLSEISHPSIARVVGFCLDSSSNALLLVHEHFAGGTLEEHLRQVRRRVVLSWYHRVNIAIELASALTYLQAHEAAPTFLHDLRSSDIFLDAGFTAKIAGYKLTGPGPATACCSAAASSCEQDVVCNFGHLLVELLTGLRQQVPLDSVAPKVREGRVHEVIDPTLLSSGGGNGKQLPASHDEVRKVFELAVRCLSCAETGLCMLAVAKELMHILRDNNGSSSKIEISLEETFSSSSLLQMISMSPETLHHHLP